Within the Clostridium scatologenes genome, the region CTGATATCTTCGTAGGATTCAAAGATAAATTTTGTTCTTTTGCCATTTTTATTGATACTGGAGCAAAATCTCCTAAAAATGTAGAACAGCACATAGTCCTTCCGCAAGGTCCAAGTCCTCCTATCATTTTAGCTTCATCTCTTACACCTATCTGTCTCAATTCTATTCTTGTTCTAAAAATAGCAGCTAAATCTTTTACAAGTTCTCTAAAATCAACTCTTCCATCTGCAGTGAAATAGAATATAACTTTATTATTATCAAAAGTATATTCTACATCTATAAGCTTCATTTTTAATTCATGCTTTTCAATTTTTTCTAAACATATTTGAAAAGCTTCTGTTTCTTTTTCTTTATTTTCATTATGTTTTCTTATATCTTCTTCAGTAGCCACTCTTATAACACTTTTTAGTGGTGCTACTATTTCAGATTCTTCTACTTCTTTACATCCTATTACGCATTCACCAAATTCTATACCTCTAGCTGTTTCTACTATTACTTTACTATCTTTTTCTATATATAAATCGCTTGGTGAAAAATAATATATTTTACCAGCTTTTTTAAAACGCACCCCTATAACTTTTACCATATTATACCTCCTGCATTTTAAGCAACATTGAATCAAAAACTAATGTTGAGTTAACGTTTTTCTCCATTTTTATTCTAGTTTCTTTTATAATATTAATAATACCATTTAACTTATTAAATGAAAACATTTCAGCTATATCTTTTACGTCGTTAACTTTATCTATATTTATTATTAAATCCCTATTTGATGTTTCCTTATATATAAGTACATCTCTTATATATGACAACATACAAGTTAGAACTTCTTGCCATTCATTTTTATACTTCACAAAAAAATTCTCATTAGATAAAATTTCTTCTAAATTATTAGTACTAACTGTTCTTAATACATTTATAATAGTATCTCTAATTTCTCTTAAAGAACTATCATCAATAAACTTTTCAGCTCTTCCTGGTATGCCATCACTAAATGCAATAACAGATTTTAATTCTATTTCCGATAATCCAGAAAATTTACTACTTACAAATTTCATCATTTCTTCTTCACTTAATCTATTAAGCTTATATGTCTGACATCTGGATTTTATGGTATCTAATATCAATTCTAATTTTTCACATAATAATATTATAAATACACCCTTAGGTGG harbors:
- a CDS encoding PSP1 domain-containing protein — protein: MVKVIGVRFKKAGKIYYFSPSDLYIEKDSKVIVETARGIEFGECVIGCKEVEESEIVAPLKSVIRVATEEDIRKHNENKEKETEAFQICLEKIEKHELKMKLIDVEYTFDNNKVIFYFTADGRVDFRELVKDLAAIFRTRIELRQIGVRDEAKMIGGLGPCGRTMCCSTFLGDFAPVSIKMAKEQNLSLNPTKISGICGRLMCCLNYEQETYEKIRKRLPKPDSVVNTSYGKGVVFSNSVVKESVKVKVKSEDGEEMLVEVPIDEIELVTGGFEGNINEDEIKIDVDEVEDPNIIKELFKDN
- a CDS encoding DNA polymerase III subunit delta', producing MSFSMIIGHENIKFQIVSAIKQQRFSHAHIIVGEDGIGKSFIARETAIEILGKCENKQYADIVEFKLAKGKKSIGIDEVKNIIEETTKKPYEGDKKIIIVYNADKITETAQNAFLKTIEEPPKGVFIILLCEKLELILDTIKSRCQTYKLNRLSEEEMMKFVSSKFSGLSEIELKSVIAFSDGIPGRAEKFIDDSSLREIRDTIINVLRTVSTNNLEEILSNENFFVKYKNEWQEVLTCMLSYIRDVLIYKETSNRDLIINIDKVNDVKDIAEMFSFNKLNGIINIIKETRIKMEKNVNSTLVFDSMLLKMQEV